The Lentisphaerota bacterium nucleotide sequence AGGCCGAGCGGCCCGTAAACAGGCGGCCGAACCCCGCCACCACCTCGCCCACAAACGCCAGTCCGTCGACACCCGCCGCCCAAGCTTCCTGCGCGTGGTCCGCGACCCGCGCGAGCCAGGGCCCCGGCTCCCGGTGCGCCACACTCCGCACAGGCGCGGCCTCCGCCAGCGCCAGCAGCCGTCGCACGCCCTCGGGCAGGCCGGTCCAGCGGCAGGCGATCCCGGCCGCCTGGCACCGCCGCTGGAGCTGCAGACAGAATACCGGCAAGCCGCTGTGCCAGTCCGTAACTGCGGTCGCGTCGCACACGACCGCGCCGCAGCCCGCCGCCTCGCGCACCACATCCGCAGGCGCGAGCGCCGGCGTCCCCCCACGCCAATCCCCCTCCATCCGGACATCGCATACGCGATCCGCTATCCGGGGCGAGAGCGTAATGCGCGGCTCGCTCATGGCACCTCTCCCAGTTCATCCAGAATCCGCTCGGCCGGCGTCAGGAACGACTTGGATCGGTTGCAGGCGGCGCAGGCGGGTACGACGTTGCCCTTCACGCTCCGGCCGCCGCGGGCGACGGGCACGACATGATCCATCGTCAACTCAGAGGCCGGGAACTGTTTGCCGCAATAGTGGCAGACTCCGCCGTCGATTTGCCGGCGCCACCAGACGGTCTGACGCAGCCCGCGGGCCTTTTCGCGCTCGCGCGCCACATGCGCCGGATCCTTCCGTATGTCGATCCAATCGGCCATGGTTCACGCCTCCAGCATCGCCTGCATCCACGCGGCATGGCGCTCCTCGTCGGCCGCCGAGCGGGCAAACGCGCCGCGCAGCGACGGAATCATGCAGCCCGCCTCCATCGCCCGGTAGAAGGCCGCCGTGGCGCGCTCGTGCTCGATCGCATGCGTCAGCAAATCGCGGTCCGGGCCGGGGCCGCCCGCTACGGCATCGGCCGCCACGTCGTGCATCAGCCCTTCGGCGGCCGGCAGCGCGGCCTGGAGTTCGACCTCATGCACCGTGGCGTCCATCTGCTCCATCAGCGCGCCGTGCGCCGCCTCTTCGGCGGCGATCCGCTCAAACACCTCGCGCACGCGGGCGGTGGAGGCCCGGGCCGCCAGCGCGCGATAATCATCCAGGGCCGCGCGCTCGAAGGCTGCGGCCTGCCGCAGCACGAGCCGGGCCAGCACGCCCGGCGCCGCAACCCGCTCCGCCCGGGCTGCGGCCGCCCGCGGCGCAATCCCCTCGCGCAGCATCAGCGCGCCGAAGACCAGAAACAGCGCGCCGCCCGCCAGCTTGATGTAGCGCTCGTCGGGGACGAGCTTCTGCAGCAGCCCGCCGGCCAGCACGCCGATGG carries:
- a CDS encoding HNH endonuclease, with amino-acid sequence MADWIDIRKDPAHVAREREKARGLRQTVWWRRQIDGGVCHYCGKQFPASELTMDHVVPVARGGRSVKGNVVPACAACNRSKSFLTPAERILDELGEVP